GTCGTGGCCCTGCACGAGGCGGTGGACGGCTCGCCGGACCTGGCGGTGTACGCCGGCCCCGTGGTCTCGGCGGCCGACGTGGAGCTGCTGCCCTTCGTGCACGAGCAGGCCGTGTCCATCACCGCGCACCGCTTCGGCACCCCGGACGGGCTCACGGACCACCTGCTCTGAGGCCGGCGCCGGTCACCTGCGGGGTCGGCCGCCCCGGACCCGGCGCCAGGGCCAACCGTCCTGTCCCAGGAGACTCGTCCGTGGTGGTGCCACCCCGGACGAGTCTCCTGGGGCATGACGGGCGAGCGGGATCGCGCACCTAGAGTCGGGGCATGACCCAGCCCCCGCTCCATGACCCGCCCTCCTCCGCCCCGGCTGCCCGCCCGGCCGACGTGCGCTCGCGCGTGGTGGAGGCCGCCGTCGCGCTGTTCGACGAGCGCGGCTTCGAGGCGACCAGCGTGGACGACATCGCCCGGGCCGCCGGGGTGTCCCGGTCCACCTACTTCCGCCAGGTCGGCGGCAAGGAGGACGCGGTATTCGCCGACCACGGCCCCCTGCTGGACCAGCTCGCCGGGTGGATGGACGAGCGCGCCGCCCGCCCCGGCGACGACCCGTGGGGGACCGTGTGCGCGGCCTCGGAGCGCGTCTTCGCGCACCTGTCCGCGGACCTGCCCCTGGCCCGGCGCCGCTACCGCGTGGTGCGGGCGGTGCCGGCCCTGCGCGACCGGGAGATCGTCACCGAGCGCCGCTACGAGCGGCTCTTCGCCCGCTTCCTGCGCACCGCCGTGCCGGGCCTCGAGCCGGTGGACGCGGTCGGCTTCGCCGCGCTCGTCACCGCGACCCACAACCACGTCCTGCGCGAGGCGGTCCGCTCGGACGACCCCACGACCGAGGCCCACGCCCGCGCCCTGGCCCGGGCGCTGGAGACGGTGCGGCGCCGCTTCGGGGTCGCGGCGGCGGGGGAGGGGCCCGACGGCGGCCCCGCGGGCGAGGCGGGCGGTGCCGGTGCGCGCGTGGTCGTCGCCGCGTTCCCCACGACCATGCCCTCGGGAGAGGTCATCCGCCGCGTGCAGGAGTCCCTGCGCCGGGACGCCGAGGCGGGCGGGCCGGTCGAGGACTGAGAGGACCGGGCGGAGGCGCCGGCGCGCAGCGACCCCGCGGGACTGAGTTCCTCTAGACGCGGAACTGAGTCCCATCTACGATGGGCGGCATGACCGAGACCACCGCCCGCACCGACGCCCCGGCCCCCGCCGGTGAGGCCTCCCCCGCCGCCGGACTGCCCGGCGCCACCGAGCCCGGGTACGACGTGACCACCCCGCTGGACATCGACTACTACGAGGCCTTCGCGGACCTCCCCGCCGCGGACCGCGCGGTGTGGGAACGCGCCCGGGCCGCGGCCACCGCCGTGCAGGCCGAGTTCGTGGCGGCGTGGGACCGCCACGAGTACCCCGTGGCGGCCGCCGCGGGCCTGGGGCGCCACGGGCTGTTCAACGACGGGCTCGACCACCCGGAGCTGGAGCGGTTCTCCCCGCTGGCCACGGGGCTGGTCAACATGGAGCTCTCCCGCGTGGACGGCTCCCTGGGGACCGTGCTCGCCGTGCAGGGCGGCCTGGCCCTGCGCACGCTCGTGTACTTCGGCAGCGAGGAGCAGCAGCGCCAGTACGTCGGGCCGCTGGCGCGGGGCGAGGTGCTCGGCGCCTTCGCCCTGACGGAGCCGGACCACGGCTCGGACTCC
This genomic window from Citricoccus sp. SGAir0253 contains:
- a CDS encoding TetR/AcrR family transcriptional regulator; translated protein: MTQPPLHDPPSSAPAARPADVRSRVVEAAVALFDERGFEATSVDDIARAAGVSRSTYFRQVGGKEDAVFADHGPLLDQLAGWMDERAARPGDDPWGTVCAASERVFAHLSADLPLARRRYRVVRAVPALRDREIVTERRYERLFARFLRTAVPGLEPVDAVGFAALVTATHNHVLREAVRSDDPTTEAHARALARALETVRRRFGVAAAGEGPDGGPAGEAGGAGARVVVAAFPTTMPSGEVIRRVQESLRRDAEAGGPVED